The following proteins come from a genomic window of Oricola thermophila:
- a CDS encoding 50S ribosomal protein L11 methyltransferase, whose product MPQTRLHLSATKLEAERIFELLEREFEDDGFALANMEIDEDADIYEISVYADGEEEAVAAVEARIVDRLGSDGFGLPVSREILPDIDWVAKSLEGLKPVRAGRFLVHGSHDRDAVRANDIAIEIEAGQAFGTGHHGTTSGCLIMLEQLVRTRRPARVLDLGTGSGVLAIAVAKLAHCPVLATDIDPVATRVARANARLNGVSGGIRFETAAGFADRAFIEEGPFDLIVANILARPLMRMAPDITASLSPNGRVILSGILASQRQMVLAGFRTTGLYHRRTIWRDEWVTLHLEP is encoded by the coding sequence ATGCCACAAACACGTCTTCATTTGTCAGCCACGAAGCTTGAGGCGGAACGCATCTTCGAACTGCTTGAACGAGAGTTCGAAGACGACGGCTTCGCGCTGGCAAACATGGAAATCGACGAGGACGCGGATATCTACGAGATCTCCGTCTATGCCGACGGAGAGGAGGAAGCCGTTGCCGCAGTCGAGGCGCGCATAGTGGATCGCCTCGGTTCGGACGGTTTCGGCCTGCCGGTTTCGCGCGAGATTCTGCCGGATATAGATTGGGTTGCCAAATCCCTCGAGGGATTGAAACCCGTTCGCGCCGGGCGTTTCCTGGTGCATGGAAGCCATGACCGCGACGCTGTCCGTGCGAATGACATTGCAATCGAGATCGAGGCCGGGCAGGCCTTCGGCACCGGGCACCACGGCACGACTTCCGGTTGCCTGATAATGTTGGAACAGCTTGTCCGCACCCGGCGACCGGCCCGGGTACTGGATCTCGGTACGGGAAGCGGCGTGCTCGCAATTGCCGTCGCGAAACTGGCCCACTGCCCGGTCCTGGCGACCGACATCGATCCGGTTGCCACGCGGGTGGCCCGCGCCAATGCACGGCTTAACGGCGTCTCCGGCGGAATTCGCTTCGAAACGGCAGCGGGTTTTGCCGACCGCGCCTTCATCGAGGAAGGCCCGTTCGACCTGATCGTTGCCAACATCCTTGCCCGGCCGCTGATGCGCATGGCACCGGACATAACAGCCAGCCTGTCACCGAACGGACGGGTGATTCTGTCCGGAATTCTGGCAAGCCAGCGCCAGATGGTTCTGGCCGGTTTTCGCACCACAGGGCTGTATCATCGCCGCACCATTTGGCGCGACGAGTGGGTGACATTGCACCTGGAGCCATGA
- a CDS encoding aminopeptidase P family protein: MYQQFSEKSDPAAGKARVAALRARMREEGLDCFLVPHADEHQNEYLPERAERLAWLTGFTGSAGAAIILHDAAHVFTDGRYTLQVRAQTDPEVFTPQDMIATPPYKWLADRVQAGMRIGFDPWLHTVDDARKLAEACEARQAELVAVDRNLVDAIRNDVPAPPLEPVHVHPFEYAGETPRDKIGRIADAVKEREADAVVLTDPASICWLFNIRGADVVHTPLALAFAIVPVKGDPTLFIDKRKLPVRTEAYLTQLAGLRPPSEFDDGLRELGRKGAKVMVDPALTARRIADELEGAGATLVEAADPVRLPRAQKNPSEQQGARNAQRRDGAALAAFLAWLDAQEPGSLDEIAIVTALEEFRRQTGKRLGMELAEISFDTICGAGPNGAIVHYRVTEKTNRKLEAGELLLVDSGAQYHDGTTDITRVVPCGDPTAEHRRHFTLVLKGMIAISMARFPAGTRGVDIDVLARNALWQAGLDYAHGTGHGVGSFLGVHEGPQSISKRGMQELLPGMIVSNEPGYYKAGSHGIRIENLVLVRPAEIPEGGEIAMHSFETLTLCPIDRRLVDVTLLSDAELDWLNAYHARVRDEISPLVEDRNVLGWLEEMTARISR, encoded by the coding sequence ATGTATCAGCAATTTTCCGAAAAGAGCGATCCCGCTGCCGGCAAGGCGCGCGTCGCTGCACTGCGTGCCCGCATGCGCGAGGAAGGTCTCGACTGTTTTCTCGTACCCCACGCAGATGAACACCAGAACGAGTATTTGCCCGAACGAGCGGAACGCCTTGCCTGGCTGACGGGATTCACCGGATCGGCCGGTGCCGCGATCATCCTTCACGACGCAGCGCATGTCTTCACCGACGGTCGATATACGCTACAGGTCCGCGCCCAGACCGATCCGGAAGTTTTCACGCCACAGGACATGATCGCCACACCGCCGTACAAGTGGTTGGCGGACCGTGTCCAGGCAGGCATGCGTATCGGCTTCGATCCATGGCTGCACACCGTGGACGACGCACGCAAACTCGCCGAGGCCTGCGAAGCCAGGCAAGCAGAACTCGTCGCCGTTGATCGGAACCTTGTCGATGCCATCCGCAACGACGTGCCGGCGCCACCGCTGGAACCGGTTCATGTCCATCCCTTCGAATATGCTGGTGAAACGCCACGCGACAAGATCGGTCGCATTGCCGATGCCGTGAAGGAAAGGGAAGCCGACGCCGTCGTCCTGACGGATCCCGCGTCGATCTGCTGGCTGTTCAACATACGTGGCGCAGACGTCGTCCATACGCCGCTTGCATTGGCCTTTGCCATCGTCCCGGTTAAGGGCGATCCGACGCTGTTCATCGACAAGCGCAAGCTGCCGGTGCGCACCGAGGCCTACCTGACACAGCTTGCCGGATTGCGTCCTCCATCGGAGTTTGACGACGGCCTGCGGGAACTGGGCCGAAAAGGCGCGAAGGTGATGGTCGACCCGGCGCTTACCGCGCGCAGGATCGCCGACGAGCTGGAAGGTGCCGGCGCAACGCTCGTAGAGGCTGCAGATCCGGTACGGCTGCCCCGCGCGCAAAAGAACCCCTCCGAGCAACAGGGCGCGCGCAATGCCCAGCGCCGGGACGGAGCCGCGCTTGCCGCATTCCTGGCCTGGCTGGACGCGCAGGAACCGGGTTCGCTCGACGAGATCGCCATTGTGACCGCGCTGGAGGAATTCCGACGCCAGACCGGGAAACGGCTCGGCATGGAGCTTGCCGAGATTTCGTTCGACACGATCTGCGGCGCCGGCCCGAACGGCGCCATCGTGCATTACCGCGTAACGGAGAAGACGAACCGCAAGCTGGAAGCCGGCGAACTGCTGCTGGTGGACTCCGGTGCGCAATATCACGATGGAACGACTGACATCACCCGCGTCGTGCCCTGCGGTGATCCCACGGCTGAGCATCGCCGGCATTTCACGCTCGTTCTGAAGGGCATGATCGCGATATCCATGGCACGGTTTCCGGCTGGTACGCGGGGCGTGGACATCGACGTCCTGGCCCGCAATGCGCTATGGCAGGCCGGTCTCGATTATGCGCACGGCACGGGCCACGGCGTCGGCTCGTTTCTCGGTGTGCACGAAGGCCCGCAAAGCATCTCCAAACGCGGCATGCAGGAACTCCTGCCCGGCATGATCGTTTCCAACGAGCCGGGATACTACAAGGCCGGTTCGCACGGCATCCGCATCGAGAATCTCGTACTCGTCCGGCCGGCCGAGATTCCTGAGGGCGGCGAAATCGCGATGCATTCCTTCGAGACGTTGACACTGTGCCCGATCGACCGCCGGCTCGTGGATGTCACCTTGCTGAGCGATGCGGAGCTTGACTGGCTGAATGCCTATCATGCGCGCGTTCGCGACGAGATTTCGCCGCTGGTCGAAGACCGGAATGTCCTGGGCTGGCTGGAGGAAATGACCGCCCGGATCAGCCGATGA
- a CDS encoding cation:proton antiporter, whose translation MEDIAVKLAFIGAAGILAQWLAWRLRLPAIVLLLAAGFLAGPVTGFLVPAEDFGKVYQPAVGLAVAIILFEGGLTLNFHEIRETSKAVRRIVLVGGPLTWFGTALAGHFVGGFEWPVAIILGAILVVTGPTVIMPLLRTARLKSRPGSLLRWEAIVNDPIGALFAVISFEIFMVFHGDHHAEGVAVAILLGFAFAIGAGLAAAQLLIWAFIRGHVPEFLKAPVLVAAVLAVFAVSNVFLEESGLLAVTIMGIRMANSRMASLGELRRFKETITVLLVSGLFILLTAALEWPVIRSLDWRAAGFVFALLFVIRPVAIALATIGTGLSWQERVLTAWIAPRGIVAVAVASLFGGLLGKWGTDDGQRMVAFTFAVVVSTILLHGFTLSPLARILGLRTTGKPGILIVGGSRWAAALAAKLKEMEVPVTIADANWNHLVDARQAGLDTHYGDPLSEHAHHHLNIERFNALIAATDNDAYNALVCTDFGPELGRNNVYEIGGQREQSDRQAMHFTIGGRQLFKPGLDFRELRERRSSGWTFQSTRLTEEFGREAYIASRDPEARTILWRKPDGKLVFETASGGAKIQEGDIVLSFAPPRQADTPEGRKRKRAEANGKDES comes from the coding sequence ATGGAAGATATTGCGGTCAAACTGGCCTTCATCGGTGCAGCCGGCATCTTGGCACAATGGCTCGCCTGGCGGCTGCGCCTGCCGGCAATCGTGCTTCTGCTCGCGGCTGGTTTCCTGGCCGGCCCCGTTACCGGTTTCCTTGTGCCGGCGGAGGATTTCGGCAAGGTCTACCAGCCGGCGGTCGGACTGGCAGTCGCGATCATCCTCTTCGAGGGCGGCCTGACCCTGAACTTTCATGAAATCCGCGAAACGTCGAAGGCGGTTCGCCGCATCGTGCTGGTCGGCGGACCGCTGACCTGGTTCGGAACTGCGCTTGCCGGACACTTCGTGGGCGGCTTCGAATGGCCCGTAGCGATCATCCTCGGCGCCATACTGGTCGTGACCGGACCGACAGTCATCATGCCGCTTCTGCGCACTGCCCGGCTGAAATCCCGTCCCGGCTCGCTTCTGCGCTGGGAGGCAATCGTCAACGATCCCATCGGCGCCCTTTTCGCGGTTATCTCGTTCGAGATATTCATGGTCTTCCATGGCGATCATCACGCCGAAGGTGTCGCTGTCGCTATCCTGCTCGGCTTCGCTTTTGCGATCGGTGCCGGCCTTGCAGCCGCCCAGCTCCTGATCTGGGCCTTCATACGCGGTCATGTGCCGGAGTTTCTCAAGGCTCCGGTTCTGGTCGCCGCCGTGCTTGCCGTCTTTGCCGTGTCGAACGTGTTTCTGGAGGAATCCGGGCTGTTGGCAGTGACGATCATGGGAATCCGCATGGCGAATTCGCGCATGGCATCGCTCGGCGAATTGCGGCGGTTCAAGGAAACGATAACGGTCCTGCTGGTTTCAGGCCTGTTCATACTCCTGACGGCAGCTCTGGAATGGCCGGTCATCCGCAGCCTGGACTGGCGAGCGGCCGGTTTCGTCTTCGCTCTTCTCTTCGTCATCCGACCGGTGGCAATCGCTCTGGCGACCATTGGCACCGGCCTTTCCTGGCAGGAGCGGGTTCTCACCGCCTGGATCGCGCCGCGCGGCATCGTCGCCGTCGCTGTCGCGAGCCTGTTCGGCGGGCTGCTCGGCAAATGGGGTACGGATGACGGTCAGCGAATGGTCGCCTTCACTTTCGCCGTCGTCGTTTCAACGATATTGCTGCACGGGTTCACGCTTTCGCCACTGGCGCGCATTCTCGGCCTGCGCACGACCGGCAAACCGGGTATCCTGATTGTAGGCGGTTCGCGATGGGCGGCAGCGCTGGCCGCCAAGCTGAAGGAGATGGAGGTACCGGTCACCATCGCGGATGCCAACTGGAATCATCTTGTCGACGCGCGCCAGGCCGGGCTTGATACCCACTACGGAGATCCGCTGTCGGAACACGCCCATCACCACCTGAACATAGAACGGTTCAATGCGTTGATTGCCGCCACCGACAACGATGCCTACAACGCGCTGGTGTGCACCGATTTTGGTCCCGAGCTTGGACGAAACAATGTCTACGAAATCGGTGGGCAGCGCGAGCAGTCCGACCGGCAGGCCATGCACTTCACCATTGGCGGCCGGCAACTGTTCAAGCCCGGACTCGATTTCCGCGAACTGCGCGAACGCCGCTCTTCGGGCTGGACTTTCCAGTCCACCCGCCTGACGGAAGAATTCGGCCGCGAGGCCTATATTGCAAGCCGCGACCCGGAAGCTCGGACCATCCTTTGGCGCAAGCCGGATGGCAAGCTGGTCTTCGAGACCGCATCCGGCGGCGCAAAGATACAGGAAGGCGACATCGTCCTGAGCTTTGCACCGCCGCGCCAGGCGGATACCCCCGAAGGCCGCAAGAGAAAGCGGGCGGAAGCCAACGGCAAGGACGAAAGCTGA